A window of the Pseudomonas gozinkensis genome harbors these coding sequences:
- the rsxB gene encoding electron transport complex subunit RsxB, producing MSLIQRIDALLPQTQCGKCGHPGCKPYAEGIADGEPINKCPPGGDETIAALAELLKIPVLELDISRGSAPPQVAYIREAECIGCTKCIQACPIDAIVGAAKLMHTVIIDECTGCDLCVAPCPVDCIEMHPLPPGTLPVVSGLATSLEEQQARATKRDHARQRFERRNARLQREEQQKQAEREARAQRAAQVEVAATSLDPVQAALERVRAQKAATADAALKKAKIDVAMSRAQLNKSLKAFGHPPTFDQQSQLIVLQQQFEAAEQALAKLESSATPAPVVAAPAKDADLKRAKIQLAMRRAELKKAQNAEAPPAEIAALEQALRDAEQALHSAEAASDQPAPELVRVEKRPINDQLRQLKTELAYARADLNKLQRRDGTPADILEKARARLQEAERQVQAHVID from the coding sequence ATGAGTCTGATTCAACGGATCGATGCCTTGCTGCCGCAGACCCAATGCGGCAAGTGCGGCCATCCCGGATGCAAACCCTATGCTGAAGGCATCGCCGACGGCGAGCCGATCAACAAGTGCCCGCCGGGTGGCGACGAAACCATCGCGGCACTGGCCGAACTGTTGAAAATCCCGGTGCTGGAGCTGGACATCAGCCGCGGTTCGGCGCCGCCGCAAGTGGCCTACATCCGTGAGGCCGAATGTATCGGCTGCACCAAGTGCATCCAGGCCTGCCCGATCGACGCCATTGTCGGCGCGGCGAAGCTGATGCACACGGTCATCATCGACGAATGCACCGGTTGCGATCTGTGCGTGGCGCCCTGCCCGGTCGATTGCATCGAGATGCATCCGCTGCCGCCGGGCACGCTGCCGGTGGTCAGTGGTCTGGCCACAAGCCTTGAAGAACAGCAGGCCCGCGCAACCAAACGCGATCACGCCCGCCAGCGTTTCGAACGGCGCAATGCTCGCCTGCAACGCGAAGAACAGCAGAAGCAGGCCGAACGCGAGGCCCGGGCGCAGCGCGCGGCACAGGTAGAAGTCGCCGCCACCTCGCTCGATCCGGTGCAGGCGGCGCTGGAACGGGTGCGTGCGCAAAAAGCCGCCACCGCCGATGCCGCGCTGAAAAAGGCCAAGATCGACGTGGCCATGAGTCGGGCGCAGTTGAACAAGTCGCTCAAGGCATTCGGTCATCCGCCGACCTTCGATCAACAATCGCAACTGATCGTCCTGCAGCAGCAGTTCGAAGCGGCCGAACAGGCACTGGCGAAGCTGGAAAGCAGCGCGACACCTGCGCCGGTCGTGGCCGCCCCGGCAAAGGACGCCGATTTGAAAAGGGCGAAAATCCAGTTGGCGATGCGCCGCGCCGAGCTGAAAAAGGCACAAAACGCAGAGGCCCCGCCAGCCGAGATCGCCGCGCTGGAGCAAGCGCTGCGTGACGCCGAACAGGCGCTGCACAGCGCCGAAGCCGCCAGCGATCAACCGGCGCCCGAGCTTGTGCGTGTCGAGAAACGTCCGATCAACGACCAGCTTCGCCAGCTGAAAACCGAACTGGCTTACGCTCGCGCCGACCTGAACAAACTGCAACGACGCGACGGCACGCCCGCCGACATCCTCGAAAAAGCCCGTGCCCGCCTGCAAGAAGCGGAGCGGCAGGTACAAGCCCATGTCATCGATTGA